In one window of Pseudoliparis swirei isolate HS2019 ecotype Mariana Trench chromosome 15, NWPU_hadal_v1, whole genome shotgun sequence DNA:
- the pomk gene encoding protein O-mannose kinase: protein MPATRGRSMSHGVPVVGVCLAALLLSNALLYLYLESLYQAEEPLGPAPLGCGPRSFKMAPMRNCTAWLQCAQVQQEVRRLKLIGQGAVKKVYLAEWRGQKVALSQLSSLEYQEDFLHGLSMLQALQGPLVVQLVGFCLQDHTQVTELHPLGPLLNLDAVLAQERHRQHDGWRTRLLLAVDYVSVLRFLHGSPAGRRVMCDSSSLEKTLSQFLLTTDFHLVVNDLDALPEVDRARGLLVKCGHRELSGDFVAPEQRWPLGATGEPFSDRLMPEYDETTDIWKIPDVTRFLMGRVPGGDVVHFHLFQIHEQCKKEDPKRRPSALDVLTVYQSVYSSMVRDNAGLRDML, encoded by the exons AtgccggccaccagggggcgctccaTGTCCCACGGCGTCCCCGTGGTGGGGGTCTGCCTGGCCGCGCTGTTGCTCAGCAACGCCCTGCTCTACCTGTACCTGGAGTCCTTGTACCAGGCGGAGGAGCCgctaggccccgcccccctcggcTGTGGCCCTCGGAGCTTCAAGATGGCGCCCATGAGGAACTGCACCGCCTGGCTGCAGTGCGCCCAGGTCCAGCAGGAGGTCCGCCGGCTGAAGCTGATTGGACAAGGAGCCGTGaagaag GTGTACCTGGCCGAGTGGCGGGGGCAGAAGGTGGCTCTGTCCCAGCTGTCCTCTCTGGAGTACCAAGAGGACTTCCTCCATGGCCTGTCCATGCTGCAGGCCCTGCAGGGGcccctggtggtgcagctggTGGGGTTCTGCCTCCAAGACCACACCCAGGTCACGGAGCTCCACCCGCTCGGCCCCTTACTGAACCTGGACGCCGTCCTTGCTCAAGAGCGCCACCGGCAGCACGACGGCTGGCGGACGCGCCTGCTGCTGGCCGTGGACTACGTGTCCGTCCTCCGGTTCCTCCACGGCAGCCCGGCGGGCCGGAGGGTCATGTGTGACTCCAGCAGCCTGGAGAAGACCCTGTCGCAGTTCCTGCTGACCACCGACTTCCACCTGGTGGTCAACGACCTGGACGCGCTGCCAGAGGTGGACCGGGCCAGAGGCCTGCTGGTGAAGTGTGGCCACCGGGAGCTCAGCGGGGACTTCGTGGCCCCGGAGCAGCGCTGGCCTCTCGGGGCCACCGGGGAGCCGTTCTCGGACCGGCTCATGCCCGAGTACGACGAGACCACCGACATCTGGAAGATCCCCGACGTGACCCGGTTCCTCATGGGGAGGGTCCCTGGAGGGGATGTAGTCCACTTCCATCTCTTTCAGATCCATGAGCAGTGTAAGAAGGAAGACCCCAAGCGCCGCCCCTCAGCCCTGGACGTACTGACGGTGTACCAATCGGTGTACAGCAGCATGGTGCGGGACAACGCTGGCCTGAGGGACATGCTGTAG